GACGTTCATGCTGCGTTCGCCATTGATACGCAAGGCTTCACGGCTGGTGGCGAGGATTTTCAGGGTCGGGCAGCGCTGGGCAAGATGCGCGCACAAGCTCGCCACGGCCTCGATCAAATGCTCGCAGTTGTCGAGGACCAGCATAGCCTCTGCCTCGTTGAGGCGGCCGACCACCGCGTCGAGCGTCGATTGCCCCTGAACGCCACCGACATCCAACGCACAGGCCACAGCGTCGATAACCCGCTCGGAGCAATTGAGTTGCCCCAGCGCGACAAAATACACCGGCACCGATTGCGTCCGGGACAGCCGATGAGCAACTGCCACTGCCAGCGACGTCTTGCCGATGCCACCCGATCCGGTCAGGGTCAGCAACCAAGCGCTTTCCAGGGCCTGACACGCATCGTCAAGGGCCGTTACCCGACCAATCAGCGCGACGTCTTGGGGCAAATCGCTCTTGCGCAGCATCGGACAGCCAAACGGGCTGGTCAGGACACTTTCACCCATGCCCGCACCGGCCCGAGCATTATGCGTCTGATCCTCATCGCCGCTGATCAGCATGTAGCCGCGACCCGGAATAGTGCGAATCAGGTCGCGGTCGGTTCCCAGCGCCTTGCGCAGGGCAGAGATGTGAACCTGCAGATTGTTTTCTTCGACAACGGTTTCGGGCCAGACTTTTTGCAGAATCTCGTCCTTGGTCACCAGACGGCCGGGACGATTGATCAACAGCTCCAGGATATCGAACGCCCGCGCACCGATACGCAACGGCGTTCCGCACTTGAATACTTCTCTTAGTTCCAGAGATACATGGGCTTGACCGAGACTAATCATTCTATTCACGCTGTCCTTAGGGTGGCGGTGATTTTCTGCCGCAACACGGCAGTGCCCTGGGGATCGATCGCTATCAAATGGCATTCATCACTGACGGTAAACCCTATATAACCCGGTAAATCCAACGCCCGATATTATCTATAGGGATAGTCCAGGAAAATACCCGAATATCACAAAGTTTGAACTGCGCACAATAATACAATTAAATAGCGGTTTAACTTAAAGTACTAGCCATGCGCCACAAACGCTTTTTATATCCGCCAGCGCGGCAAACCAACCGTTGCACCGCCCGGAGTGCGCTTTATGCAATGCTCTGTTGCGCAGGCGACGGATTCTCCAACCCGATGCGTTCGCCTAAGGTGCGTTCCATATCGGTTCCAGGCGGAACTGCCCTCATCACAGACATGAGCTAACGTGCATGACCCAATCGAGCGTTACACCGCTGCATGCCTCGCAGCACACCCTGACCCGCGGCCTGGTGCTGTTGTTCGCGTTTTGCTGCGGGGCCATCGTTGCCAATATCTATTACGCGCAACCCATCGTCGAACTCATTGCACCGGACGTCGGTTTATCAGCCCACCGCGCCAGCCTGATCGTGTCCCTGACCCAGATCGGTTACGCCTTGGGGCTGCTCTTTCTGGTGCCGCTGGCCGACCTGCTGGAAAACCGCAAGCTGATGATCGGCACCGCCGTCATTGCCACCGGCAGTCTGTTCGCCGCCAGCATGAGCCAGCACCCCAACGGTTTCCTGATGATTTCGTTGCTGATCGGTTTCAGCTCGGTGTCGGTGCAGATGCTGATCCCGCTGGCCGCGCATCTGGCCCCGGAAGAAACCCGTGGTCAGGTCGTCGGCAATATCATGGGCGGCCTGTTACTGGGCATTCTGCTGGCGCGTCCGATTTCCAGCCTGATCGCCGATCACTTTGGCTGGCGTGCGGTATTCATCAGCGCTTCGGTGGTCATGCTGGCGATCATTGTCTTGCTGGCTTTGACCATCCCGCAACGTGCTCCCGATCACAAGGCGAGCTACGGCCAACTGCTTGGCTCATTGATCACATTGCTGCGCAGGCATTCGGTGTTGCGTCAGCGTTCGCTGTATCAAGGCCTGCTGTTCGCCGCATTCAGTCTGTTCTGGACTGCCGCGCCCATCGAGCTTTCGCGCCACTTCGGCTTGTCACAAACCCAGATCGCCCTGTTTGCCCTGGTGGGCGCCATTGGTGCCATCGCCGCGCCAATTGCCGGTCGACTGGCCGATGCCGGGCATACCCAGCGCGCTTCACTGCTGGCTCTGACGCTGGCACCGATTGCGCTGCTGATTGGCCTGACGCTGCCCGGCTACACCGTCATTGGCCTGGCGGTTACCGGCGTGCTGCTGGATTTCGCGGTGCAGCTGAATATGGTGCTCGGCCAGCGCGCTGTCTACGCGCTGGACCCCGCCAGCCGTGGCCGCTTGAATGCGCTGTATATGACCAGCATCTTTATCGGCGGCGCCGTTGGTTCGGCGGTGGCCAGCAGTCTTTATGAACAAGCCGGCTGGCACGGTGTAGCGCTGCTCGGCGCTGGATTGCCGCTGATTGCACTGGGGGTGTTTTTGCTGACCGGGCGCCGGGAAAAAATCGCCGCGTGACCCGAGCCTCAGCTCAATAAAACGATGGCTCCGCGCTGCCGACCGCGCCAGACGCTGGGGCTGGTCCCCACCAGACGGCTGAATACCCGCGTCAGATGCGGCTGATCAGAAAAGCCGCATTGCCTGGCGATCGCCGCTAACGGCAACTGCGGTTGCGCCTGGAGCAATTCCTTGGCCTTTTCGACACGCATCTGCAGCAACCAAGTGTGCGGGGCAACACCGGTCGCTTGCTTGAACGCCCGGGAAAAGTGACTGCGGGACAAGGCGCATTCCTGGGCAATATGCTCCACAGACAGATCATTGCCCAGGTTGCCGGCAATCATTTCCTTGGCCAGCCGCTCCTGACGAGGGGTCAGCGTGGTGGTGAATTTGCCAGCAGTCGAGGCAATTCGCCCGTAGTGCTGAATCGAATGCGCGCACATCGCCAACAGGATGTGATCGATGAACAATTGATTGGCCATTTCCGGACGTTGCAACGCCGGCAACATGGCTTGAGCCAGGTGGTACAACACCGGGTCCTGAGCGCCCTGCTCGTAACGGAACCCGTCGATCTTTCGCCCACGGTTCTCCGCCTGATACTCATCCAGGGTTTGGCGGGGAATGTTGAAGCGCAGATTGTCATACGACGCGCGATGCTGGCAGCGCAGCTCATCGCCCATGAACGGCAGGGACACGCTGCCTTGTCGATAACCGCCGGAATAACTCAAACGTCGCCCGCGCCACAAACGGTGCTCGGCGAAATCCTCCAGCTGAACGATGATCGAAAAGGCATCGACGCAAGGAATATCAATGATTTTGTCGGGATCGGGACGTGCTTGAACCACCCGAGTGGCAGTGAATTTTTCGCCGTTCAGATGAGCAATCGCGGGGGCGTTCACAGCGTTCTTTATCCATCGGTTAATCGCAGCGGCCTACTGTAACGCCAAACCAGTAAGGCCGCGAGCGTCCGGGATAAACGCTTATTTGATCAACGGCACGTGCGCAGCGCGCTGGTAAGGACCGTATTCGATCGGCACCCACTGGAAATGCTTGTCGATGGCGGCGATATGGCCAATGCCTGGAAATGGCAGATGCGCCGCCGCTACCCAGATGCCCTTGGCCGCTGCCGAGCTGAACACCTGCTCGCGACTGGCCCTGGCTTGCCGGGCATTGACGTCAAAGCCGATGGTCACTTCCGGATGATCGAACTGCACGGCCAGGTTATGCACCAGATCGCCCATGAACAGGATGCTTTGCCCTGCGGAGCTGAACAGATACGTGGTGCTGCCTGGCGTGTGCCCTGCTTCAAGCGCTGTTTGCACTTCAGGCACCGGCGACTCGCCTGGCTTGAAGGTCTTGAAGCGGCCAACCGCTATGTAGGGCGCGGTTGATTGCTGGGCGATCTTGAAAAACTCCCGGGCTTTTTCCGGAACGCGAGCCATCGCATTCGGATCGAGCCAGTAATCCGCCTCGGGTTTGGCCGCATAGACCGTCGCATTGGCGAAAACCGGCTTCTGCTGAGCATCCACCAGACCGCACACATGATCCAGATGCAGGTGAGTCAGCAGGATCGTGTCCACCTGCGCCGGTTCATACCCTGCCGCCTTGATGTTCTCCGACAGGAATCCTGCAGTCTGGCCGATGCACGCCCCTGCGCCGGTATCGACCAGGATCAGGTGTTTGCCGGTATTGATCAGGAACGCGTTGAATGCCGTCTGCACGCCGGGGGTATCAATGGAGCGACGCGCCAGCAGCGCGCGAATCTGCCCTGGGCTCAGGCCCTTGAGCAAGTCCGGCGACAGATCGTTGTAGCCGTCAAACAGCGCCGTCACCTCGTAATCGCCCACCGCAAGACGGTGATAACCCGGCACTTGGGTCTTCTGTTGCACTGGTGGCTGGGCAAGCGCCAGTCCGGAAGTTGACGCCAGGGTCGATGCAAGGATCAGCGCAAGCCCCCGCAGGAGGGGTGAAGTGGACAGACGCATGAGTACCTCTCAAGCATAACGGACTGGAATGGATCCGCATGATGCGAGGCACGTCAGGGTGACGGATTGAACGCTTGTGCTGGCTTTTCTGTTGCAGCGCATAGCGACGGACATAATCCTGAATTACACCCAACGGCTGAACACGGGCATCCTGTGGGACCGGATTCATCCGGGAGGGCGTCGGTGCGGTCAGCGGGATAATTGGAGCCTGCCCCGGCCTCCTCGCGAATGAATTCGCTCCTACGATTGCGAAATCGGCGCGTTCCTGTAGGACCGGATTCATCCGGGAGGGCGTCGGTGCAGTCAATGAAACAGTCGGAGTCGGCCCCGGCCTCTTCGCGAACAAGTTCGCTCCCACAATTTTCGAAATCGGCGCGATCCTGTAGGACCGGATTTATCCGGGAGGGCGGCGGTGAAGTCAATGAAACAGTCGGAGTCGGCCCCGGCCTCTTCGCGAATGAATTCGCGCCTACAACTATCCTTCAGCGACTCAACCCCGGACACTCCGTCAGCGCTTCCTTGAGAAAATCGATCAGCGCCTGCACCGGCCGGGCGCCTTGGCGATGCTGCGGATACACCGCTGACAAGGCCAGCGGCGGCGTGCGGAACGCATCCAGAACCCGGACCAGCCGCCCCTCTTCCAGCGCCGCGCCGACAATGAACAGCGGCAGATAAGTGATGCCCAGTCCGGCAATCGCGGCATCACGCAGCAGCTCACCATTGTTGGCGCGCATTCGCCCGCACAGGCTTACGGCGACAGGTTTTCCCTGACGTTCGAAGCGCCATTGCACCTGACGGCTATGACCATAAGGCAGGCAGTCATGGCCCTTCAACGCTTCAGGTTCAGTCGGTTCGCCGCGCAGCTCAAGGTAATCCGGGCTGCAGCAATACACACGTTCGATATGTGCGATATGCCGACCGATCAGGGTCGAATCCTCCAGCACGCCGATGCGCAACGCCAGGTCGTAGCCTTCGCCCAGCAAGTCCACGGAGCGGTCGCTGAGGTCCACCTCTACCGAAACCTCCGGGTAGCGTTGGAGAAAAACCGGCAGCAAGCGGCCCAAATGCTCAATGGCAAAGGACAACGGCGCGGTCAGGCGAATGGTGCCGCGCGGCTGGTTGTTCTGCCCGGCGATGCTTTGTTCGGCCTGCTCCACATCCGCCAGCAGCCGCAGCGCAGAGTCGTAATACGCCTGCCCCAGCGGCGTGACGTCCAGGCGCCGCGTGGAGCGATTGAGCAGGCGCACGCCGAGACGCTCCTCGAGCTGCATCAGGCGCCGACTGACGAACTGTTTGGACAGTCCCAATTGATCGGCGGCCGCCGTGAAACTCCCGGACTCCATTACCTGGGTAAAGATGCGCATGTCTTCAAAAGGGTTCATTGTCGCTCACCGGTTGACAGTCAAACACGTTCTACCAGCTTTATCACACTCCTGCACAGCATTAATCTGGCCATCACGGTCATCTCTCACGCCAAGGAATTCGCCCATGCTCGCCTTCATTCAAACCTATCCGCTGGCGTGCAGCGTCCTCCTGATCCTCGCTGATCTGGTGAGCTGGCACGCGGTGCCGTATCAGCACCGCTTACCGAAAGTCGCCGCGCGCCTGGGCTTGTTCCTGTTGTACAGCGTGGTGATCATCAGCGCCGGCTTGAGCCCGCTGGATACCGCGCCGTGGGAAGACGACAGCGCCCGGCATCTGGCAGCGACTGCGCTGGAAATCATCTGGTGGATTTTCGCCTCGCGAACCCTGACCGAAGTACTCGGCCTGTTGCTGATGCAGCGCATCGGGCACAGCGGGCGTTTGTTGCAGGAAGTGATCGGCGCAGTGATTTTCCTGATCGGCATCGTTGCCGCCGCAGGTTACGTGCTGCAATTGCCGGTCAAAGGCTTGCTCGCCACTTCCGGCGCCATGGCGATCATCGTCGGCCTCGCCCTGCAAAGCACCTTGAGCGATGTGTTTTCCGGCATCGTCCTCAACACCACCAAACCCTATCAAGTAGACGATTCGATCAGCATCGACGGCGTCGAAGGCAAGGTCGTCGACATCGATTGGCGCGCCACGCATCTGCTGACCGGCACCGGCAGCACTGCCGTTATCCCCAATTCGGTGGCGGCCAAGGCCAAGATCGTCAACCTCAGCCGTCCCAAGGATATGTTTGGCGTGTCGATCAACATCATGGTTTCGCCGCATATCCGACCGCGTCGCGTGCTGGATGCACTGGACCGCGCCTTGCAGGGCAGCAGCGCTCTGTTGCCCTTCCCCAAGGCCCGCGCCACAGTCAAGGAGGCCAGCCCGACCACCATCGAATACACCCTCACCGGCTACATCAAGAATCTGGATAAAAAGGCCGATGTGCGCAACCTGCTGTTCGACCTGGCCTATCGTCATCTGGAAGCGGCGGGCATTGCCTGGCAATCGGACGTGACGGTTGAACCGGCATCCCGGGCGCGCATGCTGCTGGATGAGGTCAAGGTGTTGCGCGGATTGAACAGCGAAGAGAAAAACCATCTGGCGCAGAACATGTCATCACGGGAATACGCCGCCGGACAGGTGATTCTGGAAGAAAACGAAGTGACTGACAGCCTGTTGGTGATCGCCACCGGCGTCGTCTCGGCAACGGTATCCGATGGCCGCAATTACATTGAGGCCGGACGCATGGGACCCAGCGAAGTGATGGGCGAACAAGGCGTGCTCAACGATACGCCGTCCGAGGCACGCTTCACCGCGCTCACCTCATGCGTGGTCTACCGCATCGACAAGGCAGTAGCTCGCGAGACCATGGAGCAGGAAGGGCAAATCAGGAACGCCTTGAAAAAGCTCCAGGCGGTTCGCCAACACAGCAGCCAGTCGCTATTGACCGAAAAACCGGCGGCGATCAAAAAAGGCAGCTTCCTGGGCTGGTTGCAGAAGCGTTGATCAATTGGCCGGGGCCTGGAACACCGCGCGCAAGCCTCCTGCCGGCAGGTTTTCCAGGCGGATCTGCCCGCCCAAACGCTGGGCAATGGTTTGCACGATGGTCAGCCCCAGACCAACGCCCTGATCGTTACCCCGACTGTAGAAGCGCTCGAACAAACGTTCACGCTCCGCTTCATCGATGCCGGGACCTTGATCCTCGACGCTGAGCGAAAACGTCCGGTCATCGAAGCTCAAGCCAATCCTGACCTGGCCGCCCTCGGGTGAAAAGTTCACCGCGTTGGTCACCAGGTTATGCAGCGCGATGTTGATCAATCCTGGATCGGTCTGGACGAAATGTGACTCTTCACTGCAATCGAATGACAACTCAAGTCCTCGACTCAGCACCCAGTGAGTCAATTGCACCAGGCTCTCGCGTACTGCCTCGACCAGATCGATGGACGCCATGGGCGTAACGCTGGCTTGTGGTTCCAGGCGTGCAATGGTCAACAGTTGATTCACCAGTCGGGTGGTGCGATCCACACCGATGATCAGATAACCCAGGGATTCTTGACGCTGCTCCTCGTTGCGCGCTTCCAGAACGTTTTGCGCATGGACCCTGAGCACCGCCAGCGGGGTACGCATTTCGTGGGCGGCGTCGGCGATAAAACGGCGTTCGCGGTGCAAGACGTCCTGGATCTGGCCGAGCAATCGGTTCAATGCCGCCTGCATCGGCTCCAGCTCACTGGGCAGCGGTGCCAGTCGCAGTGGCTCAAGCGACCCTGGGTTGCGAGCGCGCAGGGTCTTGGCCAGATCAGCCAGAGGTTTGAGTCCCCAGCCAATCGCCAGCCAGATCACCGCGACCAGCAACAGACTGCCGATCAGATTCGGGCCCAGGGTGTGCCGCACAATCCGGTGGACCAGATCGGTGCGCACATCGTCCCGCTCGCCAACCCAGATACGCATGCCGTTCTGGCTATCGTCGAGAACGAAGGCACGCCAGCCGTGACCGGTCAGATCCGTCACATCGCTGAAGCCCGCTTTCTGCGGCACTTGAACGAAGGTCGGTGCGCTGGCGGTATGCACCAGCAACTTGCCACCGTGGTCCCACACCTGAAAGGCAATCTTGCTTTCGTAAGGATGGCCATCAACTCTGGGTTCAGCCTGTCCCAGCGCCGTATTGAAGGCTTGATACAGCTGACTTTGTTCGGTGCGGGCCAGAGGCATCCTCATCACGCCCTGCAACAGCCGTGCGTTCTGAGCCAACTGCGCGTCGTACACCTCGGCAATCTCATGGTTGCTGTCATGCACGTTGAACACGCTCAGGATCAGCAAACCCACCAAAAGCAAGCCAATGATCAGCGTCAGGGTACGCCGCCGTATCGAGTTCAACGCTGCTCCTCCACCAGGTAGCCAACGCCGCGAATGGTGCGGATCAGATCGCTGGAGAACTTTTTGCGCAGGTGATGGATATGCACTTCCAGCGTGTTGCTCTCGGCCTCTTCGTTCCAGCCATACAACAGCTGTATCAGACGATCGCGAGTCAGCACCCGGCCTGGCGGTGACAGCAATTCATGCAGCAACTGGTATTCCTTGGGAGTCAGCAATACCGCCTGATCGTGATAGGTGACCTGTTGAGTGCCGGGGTCCAGCGTAATGCCCGCGTGTTCGATCAACGCCCGCGCCCTGCCCGCGCTGCGCCGCAACAACGCCCGCAAACGCGCCTTCAGCTCAGACAGGTCAAAGGGTTTGATCAAGTAATCGTCAGCGCCGACATCAAGTCCGGCGATACGGTCTTCAGTGGCATCACGCGCGGTGAGGATCAGCACCGGCAGGCCTGAGCCGCTCTGTCGCAGACGTCGCAGGACTTCCAGCCCGTCGAGTTTCGGCAGGCCCAGATCAAGGATCGCCAGGTCAAAGCTTTCGCTGAGCAGTGAATGCAGGGCGCTAGCGCCATCCTTGAGCCAATCGACGGTGTAGCCTTCACGGCTCAATGCCTGATGAATCCCCTCCCCCAACGCGACATCGTCTTCAATGAGCAGCAAACGCATGGAGGCTCCGTTTTATTTAAGTTTCTTTTCGACATCGGCCAGCAACTGCCCTATTTCCTGACGTCGGCCAGCATCGGCCTTTTCCCGGCCAGGACGTGGCGCGGCCTGTAGCGCTCTGTTGAGCTCATCCCTGGCCTGAGCATAGTGGCCTTGTCGGTACAAATGGTCACCCCAAAAATACAACGGATCGATACCGTCCGGATTGAGCTTCAGGCCCTGCTCCAGCAATTGCCCGGCCTTGTCGGCATCGCCAAACCCGAGAGGCCATCCCGGTACCCGATCATAAAGTGCTGCCAGGCTGATGTAGGCTGATCCTTGCAGCGCCTTGGGGTCCAGAGACAGCGCTTTTTCCAGATCAGCCTTGGCTTGCTTGACCTTGCTCAGCGCACCCAGACCACCCTGGGCTCCCGCCCAACTGCTGGTGACGATACCCGACCAGATCCAGGCTTCGGCCGCCTGGGGGCGCGCTTGCACAAAGGATGATGTTTGCGCGGCAAGCTTTTCGAAAGCGTCGGGTCGCTGTGGCGCGGGAACTTCGTATTGCACATGCGCCCATTCCTGCTGGATGGCGGCCAGACGTTGCTGGTCGGGAGCGTCCAGTGCCCACAGCGGCAGACTCAGCAACCCGCAAGCAAGCCCGATGATAATCGTTTTCATGGTTTGGTTTTCTCGTTGGCAGGAACGTGACTGAGGCGTCGAATCAGTGGTAGATGCTTGCGCAGACCTCGGTCGACGAGGCTGGGCAGGATGCTGTTGAGGCCGATGAAAAACCGCTCCGGCCAGCCCAGATACAGTTCGCGACGGTCGCCGGCGATGGCATGCACCACTGCCTGGGCGACCTGGCGGGGATCATCGACATTGGCGTTGAGCGCATCGTTCAAGGCCTGCGCAGCACCGCTGTTCATTGATGTCCGGGTGGCACGAGGGGCGACGTAAAGCACGCTGATCCGTGTGTCTGCCAACTCTCGGCGCAATGCCTCGGTAAACCCGCGCAAAGCGAACTTGCTGGCGCAATAAGTGGCATAGCCGGCATAGCCAATTGACCCGTATGTCGATCCCACGTTGACCACCGTGGCGATGCTGGCTTTGTTGAGCAGCGGCAGCAGCAGCTGAGTCAGGCGTATCGGCGCATGCACATTAACGGCCAGCATCGAGCTGATCGCGCTTTCATCCAACTGTTCAAGCATGGCGAAATGGTTGGTCCCCGCCGCATTGATGAGCAGGTTGACGCCGTGCAGCGTCCGCGCCGACGTCACCACGTGCTGGCGTCCCTCCTCCGTGGTCAGATCCGCCTCGATCCAACACAGCAAATGGGGGTATTGCTCCAGCAGTGGCAGCAAAGGTTCCTTGTGCCGGGAAACCGCAAGCACTTCGCAGCCGCTGGCACACAGCGCCTCGGCAATCGCAAGTCCGATGCCGCCGCTGGCACCCGTCAGGACGACCTTGGCTTCAGAGAGACGCATGCGCTGCATCCTTCAAAGGTTCTGCGACCTCTGCGCCCGGCAGCTCACGGAACATGTCGGTGTAAAGGCGGTAGACGACTTTTGAGGCATGGATGACAGCAGCCTGATCAGCCGGGTCGTCTAGTTGGTCCATCAGTCGGCGATAGGTTTGCATGTGCTCGATATCCAGGCTGCCGTGGGAACTGAGGTAGCTGAAAGCCGTTTCCGGCAGCTGCAGCTGGTCACGGATGCTGCCGGCAGCATGTGTCGCCAGCGCGATGCTGGTGCCTTCCAACACGTTGACCATGCCGAACAGGCCGACCGGATTGTCCCGGGCTATCAGGTCGTAGAGGTACGCAACCATCAGTTCGATGGGCAATTGCGGCTGGCCGGCGCTGACAGCATCGGCGTTGCCACCGCACGCCGCGATGTCATTGAGAATCCATTTTTCGTGCCCGTACTCGTCGTCGATGTATTCACATACTGCGGCACGCAGCCATTCCAGACGCTGGGGCAAGCGCGCACCACAGGCCATCATCAGCGGTACGGTGTGCCGCACGTGGTAATAGGCCTGGGTGAGAAACGCCCGGTAGCTTTCCAGGCTGACGTCGCCCGTCAGGGCCTTGCGAATAAGCGGCAGGTTGAACAACGTGTCGCGTTCCTGACGGGTCGCATGCTGGAGCGTGTCGAAAAAACTCATGATGGGGATTCCTCGCTTTTAATCGATGCAGAAAATAAATGCCCGTAACGTCCGAGAATGGCTTCCCGGCGCGGACGGCCATTGGCGGTAGCCATGCCGTTGGCGGTGCTGAATGGCTGTTCGAGCCGGGTCCAGTCGTGAACCCTGGCGTAATCGGGCAATGCTTGATTGGCGCGCTCGACCGCCTCGGCAAGCTGCCCGTCGGTGCAGTCCGCACTGATGGGCCAGAGCAGCGCATGATTGCGCGGCGACGCCTCGCCATACACGAACGCCTGGGCGATCCGGTTGTTTTGGGTCAGTTCGGCCTCGACCCATTCCGGATTGACGTTGCGGCCAAAACTGGTCACGAATTGATGTTTCTTGCGGCCCTTGAGATAGAGATATCCCTCGGCGTCGAACTCGCCCAGGTCACCGCTGGGCCACCACGTTGGTGCAGGGGTTGGGTCGCCGAGATAACCCAGCATGGGCGATCCGCCGATCAGCACCTCGCCGTCTTCGGCCAGACGCACCTGAACATGGGGCAATGGTTTGCCAACGCTACCCAGACGTTGTGCGCCGGGCTGATTCAAGGCCACGACAGAGGCGCATTCGGAAAGACCATACCCTTCAAAAACCGCCAGGCCGACACGTTGCGCCCGCACTAACAATTCACTGCTGACCCTTGCCCCGCCAACAGCTGCAAAGCGCAGCATTGACGCATCGAAAGCCCCCATCTCGCACGCGCTGACCAGCATCAGCAACAGCTGCGGAACCAGAATCAGGCTTTCAGGGCGGCGCCGCTGCAGGCATTCGAGCATGCGTGGCACG
This genomic window from Pseudomonas sp. G.S.17 contains:
- a CDS encoding SDR family oxidoreductase → MRLSEAKVVLTGASGGIGLAIAEALCASGCEVLAVSRHKEPLLPLLEQYPHLLCWIEADLTTEEGRQHVVTSARTLHGVNLLINAAGTNHFAMLEQLDESAISSMLAVNVHAPIRLTQLLLPLLNKASIATVVNVGSTYGSIGYAGYATYCASKFALRGFTEALRRELADTRISVLYVAPRATRTSMNSGAAQALNDALNANVDDPRQVAQAVVHAIAGDRRELYLGWPERFFIGLNSILPSLVDRGLRKHLPLIRRLSHVPANEKTKP
- a CDS encoding iron-containing redox enzyme family protein — encoded protein: MSFFDTLQHATRQERDTLFNLPLIRKALTGDVSLESYRAFLTQAYYHVRHTVPLMMACGARLPQRLEWLRAAVCEYIDDEYGHEKWILNDIAACGGNADAVSAGQPQLPIELMVAYLYDLIARDNPVGLFGMVNVLEGTSIALATHAAGSIRDQLQLPETAFSYLSSHGSLDIEHMQTYRRLMDQLDDPADQAAVIHASKVVYRLYTDMFRELPGAEVAEPLKDAAHASL
- a CDS encoding AMP-binding protein, producing the protein MSPELNAFKTRLRNYASTQPETVALWGDDLRLDYAALYTEVEFRQQLLRASEVKTIGLALDNGPQALLWDLAVLFEGLTCVTLPSFFSAGQRLHCLQQSQVGLVIADEALAPELTDAGYKPSGEFWFHVQPQTNAMPQGTAKLTFTSGTTGTPKGVCLSAESVLAVARQLHEASRDAAPSHHLAILPLAILLENIGCYAALYAGATLSLPSQTSLGIQGASGVDVPRMLECLQRRRPESLILVPQLLLMLVSACEMGAFDASMLRFAAVGGARVSSELLVRAQRVGLAVFEGYGLSECASVVALNQPGAQRLGSVGKPLPHVQVRLAEDGEVLIGGSPMLGYLGDPTPAPTWWPSGDLGEFDAEGYLYLKGRKKHQFVTSFGRNVNPEWVEAELTQNNRIAQAFVYGEASPRNHALLWPISADCTDGQLAEAVERANQALPDYARVHDWTRLEQPFSTANGMATANGRPRREAILGRYGHLFSASIKSEESPS